TCTCGAAAGGTAAAATGCCGGATAGCTTCCGGCTATCACACCTACCCCCAATACCAACCCCACTGAGATGAGAAAAACAGTCAGATATTCTAAATCCTGCCAGCCGACTTGCTTTTGTGAAATAGAGTTGAATATTGGCAACAGACATTCTACGAGCCCAAGTGCAAGCACACAAGCCAATGTTGCGACAAGCAGGGATTCGCACAGAAATTGTCTGACAAGCTGGCTGCGATATGCACCAAATACTTTGTGCATGCCGACTTCCAATGCACGTCGAGCCGATTGGGCTGTTGTCATGTTGATGAAATTGATGCAGGCTATGAGCAAAATAAAAAAAGCAATGGTGGAAAAAATATATACATAGACAATATCACTGTTGGGGGTCAGTTCTCTTTCGAGATGAGAATATAGATGTATGCGTTTTAAAGCTTGAACCCTAAAACTCACCTGTCCGCTTATATGCGAAGGCATATTTTGCGCGATAAATTTTGGCATCTGGGTTCGAATTTCAACTATGTCATGATCCTCATGGAGTAGGATATATGTGTACATGGGAGGCCATTCCCAGTTTACAATCCACGGATCCACGGATTCAGCGGTTGCAAAAGACGCCAGAAAATCAAACTGGATATGTGAATTATAAGGTGGATCCTGAACAATGCCCGTTATTTTGCAATCAAATTTCCGGTCTATATTGAGTACTTGGCCAATCGCACTTTCATTTCCGAAGTACCGCTTAGCTGTCGATTCAGTCAGTACTACCGAGAAGGGTGCTTTCAAAACTTCGGCGGGATTACCTTCGAGAATTCGAAATGAAAAAACTTTAAAAAAAGCAGGATCAGTATAAAAGAAGCGTTCCTCTTGAAATTCTGCCTGTACACCCCGCGCAACAAGAGAGTTTTTGGGATATAGACGAACAACTTCCTCAATCTCGGGGTAGGTATCTTGGAGGGTCAGGGCAAGTCGTGCGGGCGTGGTAGCTGACCGAGTGACCCCCATTCCTTTGTGAAGCACTTCGCTGGTAATACGGTAAATCCTGTGGGCTTGCCTATGAAATCCGTCGTAGTTCAATTCGTCTTTAACATAAAGCATAATGAGCAAACAGCAGGCCATACCCAGTGCAAGCCCGATGATGTTAATAAATGTATAAGTCCTGGACTTAATCAGAATCCTCAGGGCTGTCTTAAAGTATATTTTGAACATTTTTTCTCCAGGCTTAGTCTGGCTTGAACAGACTCAAAATGACTTTCTACTTTCTGCTGACATTTTCATATCAAACGTAAAAAACAGATACTCTGTGACCTAATTCTCCTTTTTCATCTTCGGCAACAGATCGTATTTGACCCAGCCATTATCTGGATCAATTTCGAGCGCTTTTTCAAAAGCTGCTCGCGCTGAATCCTTCTCATCGCGGTCCATATACGCGATGCCCAGCCAGGCATAGGTCTCGCTGTGTCCCCAAACGGGATGGATGGGATCGGTTGGTTTTTCTCGTGCAAAGAGTTCTGCAGCGCGCTGGAGCCCTTCCTGTGCTCGTTCTTTGCTCCCACCCCACATTTTGGGTGTGTTAAAAGCACTGATGGCCGTGCTCAGGACTACGCGCGGATTGTCGGGTGCGAGTTGTTCGGCTTTTTTTAGGAGATTGCCGGATTTAGGGCCGAGGAACATGCCTTTGATTCCACTCAGGCTGATTTGCCGTCCGTACACGCTCGAGAGCAGTGCATAGACTTCGGCAGCGATCGTTTTGGCATCTTCCCGAGTGACTTCTTCCCGTGTGACTTTTTCCAGATGCTCAGCCGCTTCTTTGAGGTGTTTAGAGGCCCGGTCTTTGTCCTTTTTGCCTTGAGCTAAGAGATAGTTGGCGATGCGGTAGTCGGTGAGGGCGATGTAGTAATGGCTCCATGCGGAGAGGCTCTTATCGGTGAGGGTGCGTTCGAATGTCGCCCGGGCGGCGT
This window of the Gemmatimonadota bacterium genome carries:
- a CDS encoding FtsX-like permease family protein; this translates as MFKIYFKTALRILIKSRTYTFINIIGLALGMACCLLIMLYVKDELNYDGFHRQAHRIYRITSEVLHKGMGVTRSATTPARLALTLQDTYPEIEEVVRLYPKNSLVARGVQAEFQEERFFYTDPAFFKVFSFRILEGNPAEVLKAPFSVVLTESTAKRYFGNESAIGQVLNIDRKFDCKITGIVQDPPYNSHIQFDFLASFATAESVDPWIVNWEWPPMYTYILLHEDHDIVEIRTQMPKFIAQNMPSHISGQVSFRVQALKRIHLYSHLERELTPNSDIVYVYIFSTIAFFILLIACINFINMTTAQSARRALEVGMHKVFGAYRSQLVRQFLCESLLVATLACVLALGLVECLLPIFNSISQKQVGWQDLEYLTVFLISVGLVLGVGVIAGSYPAFYLSRFTPARAVRGVLFTPHSHSAWLRKGLVIFQFAISSILIIGTVIIYSQLNFLQHARLGFDKEQMVIVPLREIDDQKNYRVLKQKWSEGAGVISVTGSSGVPTQVGLYEFHIFPNNARDDSLEIFTLTVDKDFVETYNMEILNGRDFSEHHISDAAHAFLVNEAAAEKLGWLQPIGKELTLRYWRDKWVRKKGRIIGLVKDFHYHSLHRSIEPILFHIDTIEKSYYYAFLSVRISGSDVQNVLSFLKRRWKEFNPNRPFEFFFLDDRFDQLYRAEERQAHIIGTFAVIAISIACLGLFSLAAFSTEERTKEVGVRKVLGASGINIVVLLSKEFSKLVIYANLLAYPISYYVAEVWLQSFPYRIHLGVSPFLVGGLLTLTISSVTVAYHAFKAATANPVEALRYE
- a CDS encoding tetratricopeptide repeat protein, translated to MQYILLAFIASLIIFTKLGCAAARQSTYEQNSGPPTAKSDEPAQSAASLLTSGRNILQQSINENNLDAMYAARATFERTLTDKSLSAWSHYYIALTDYRIANYLLAQGKKDKDRASKHLKEAAEHLEKVTREEVTREDAKTIAAEVYALLSSVYGRQISLSGIKGMFLGPKSGNLLKKAEQLAPDNPRVVLSTAISAFNTPKMWGGSKERAQEGLQRAAELFAREKPTDPIHPVWGHSETYAWLGIAYMDRDEKDSARAAFEKALEIDPDNGWVKYDLLPKMKKEN